The sequence below is a genomic window from Methylotuvimicrobium alcaliphilum 20Z.
CGGGTGTCATGTTAAATGCATGCTCTGACGAAGAACGCGATGCACGGGTTTATACTAGCTTGGACGTTTGTAAGAGCGAAAATCCACAATATGCCGCAGACTGCGAAGCCGCTTATCGCAAGGCGCAGGAAGAGGCCGCTAAAACCGCGCCTAAGTATGCCTCGCGGCAAGACTGCGAGTCAGAATTCGGACTCAATCGCTGCACGACTTATCCGCATGCATCCGGACAAAATTGGTTTATGCCGGCAATGGCGGGATTTATGTTTGCCAGGGCGTTGGATTTTAATCGCGGCTACCAATCCCAACCGGTTTTTACCTCTTATCGCCGCAGCTCTCCTTTTTACAATAATTGGGTGACCGCCGATGGTCGAAGTTACGGCAGCAATCGCAGCACTAACGTAACCGTCGGTAGCGATGCCTTTCAATCCAAGCCCCCGGTCACCAGAACCATTTCTCGCGGCGGTTTCGGTTCGACGGTTGCGGCTAAATCGTCCTGGAGCGGTTCGAGCTCGACCCGGTCAAGTTCAAGAAGCAGCGGTTGGGGCGGCTAGCGACATGTTTCGTATGCCCATTCGGGAAAGATCGGGTTGGCGAAATTTGGCTCACGAGTACGGATTCCACTTTCATACGTTATATGGTGAGCCTTATTGGGACGAAACGGCCTACTATCGTTTTACTTTGCAGCAAATTGAAAAAGATATCGAAGAACCCAGCGAGGAGCTTCATCAGATGTGTCTCGAAGTCGTCGACCGAGTTGTCGATGATGAACGATTAATGGAAAAGTTTGGTATACCGGACATATTCAGAGATTTGCTTCGAGCCTCCTGGAAAAATCGTCAACCGAGCCTATATTCGCGGCTCGATTTTTCCTATGACGGCCGCAATCCCGCGAAACTTTACGAAAATAACGCGGACACGCCCACCAGTCTTTATGAATCGGGTTTCTGGCAATGGTTATGGCTTGAAGACAATGTCCGAAACGGAGAGTTGCCGCGAGACTGTGATCAATTTAATTCCTTGCAGGAAAAACTGGTGCAGCGTTTAGGATCTATTCATGCTTCGACCGACGGCCGCGACTTTTACTTTAGTTGTTGCAAAGACAGCGAGGAAGATCGGGGAACAGTGCAATACCTTCAAGATTGCGCCGCAGAAGCGGGTATTCCTAATCGTTTCGTTTATGTCGAGGATATTGGGCAAGGGGAAAGCGGGGCATTTACCGACTTGGAGGATCGAGTCATTGAGCTCATATTCAAGCTTTATCCTTGGGAGTTCATGCTCAGCGAAGAATATGGACCGTTGTTGCTGAATAGTAGCACGCAATGGCTGGAGCCGCTGTGGAAATCGATTCTGTCCAATAAAGCGCTGTTGCCGATGTTATGGCAAATGTTTCCCGGCCACCCCAATCTTTTGCCGGCTTTTTTCGAAGATGATGTCGAATGGAGTCCAGGACTGGAGTTAGTCAAAAAGCCGTTATTTTCTAGGGAAGGCGCCAATGTGTCGTTATATAAAGGCGGTAAAAAGCTTTTTGGCACAGAAGGGCCTTACGGAAAAGAAGGTTTTATTTTCCAGGCTTATTATCCTTTGCCTAAATTCGGCGATAATCATACTCTGATCGGTTCATGGCTGGTTGACGATCAGCCGGCAGGAATTTCGATTCGTGAAGACAAGGCTATCGTCACTCAGAATTTATCTCGTTACTTACCGCATGTGATTGTCTAATTCGACTCCTTTCATACTGAAAAATCAGAGCCTTTTTCGATCGGATAGAAGAAAATAGGGTGCGGAATTTATGTTGGATTGCGTAATTTAACGCAATCCAACGATTCTTAGGACTCTGTGATAAAAATGTAGGATAGGCCGAACCCGCTACAAAATTCACAGCTCCTGGAAGTTATTTTTCATGAAATCTTGTTACTGCTGTGAGATGTATTTAAGGATCTCGATGACCTGGAGAGAATCTTGTGTGACGGCAAGGGCGGCCGCGTCGATTTCTTTCAGGGCGTGGGTCAGTTCGGGGTCATGCATCACGACGATAGGAATGCCCATGCCTATTGCAAGGCCGGCATCGAATGCCGCTTCCCATTGTTTGTATTTTTCTCCGAAACGGACGACGACCAGGTCGGCTTGACCGAGGTAATGATTATTACGTAGTGCGTTGATCTTGGCGCTTTTGTGATCGCGCCAGAAATTGTTTTCCTCCGGGCCCAAGATTTCAGCGCCAATGTTTTCGCTGATGTTGAGGTCGGTAATCGGCCCGAGCACTTCGATGTCCAGATCGTTGTTTTCGATGCCCTGAATGATTTGGTCGCGCCAATCGGTATGCGTTTCGCCGGATAAATATATTGTATAAGCCATAGGGTTACCTGCTTTGTGTGGTGGGTTTTCGCAAGGGTTTGAGCCTCAAGTGTCGGTTTTTACAATGAAGGACATAAGCGATTTGGTTTTTATACCTTTCGCACTTCAAATTTCGGTAGTACCCCCAGCTCCGAATATTGATCTACGATGGGTATATATGCTTCCGTTATTCGCTGATATTATTGCTTGCCTTCATCTGCGGTATAAAGATTGAGCAAAACGAATCTACGTCGCCATCCAATAATAACCGGCTTTTTTCGGGACGGCAGCAATATCTTAAATCTACGCTTTCGCGTTAGAATGGCAAACCATAAACGTTTATTTTATTGTAGGCAAGTATATTCAATGTCGGAAAAACTTATTTATAAAGTCGTGTTTGTCAATCAGGATCAAGTTTACGAGATTTATGCTAAAAACGTATACCAAGGAGATCTTTTCGGTTTTATTGTCGTCGAGGACTTTGTGTTTGGCGAAAAAAGCGCAATTGTAATTGATCCGTCAGAGGAGAGGCTCAGAATGGAATTCGAGGGTGTCAATCGCTCATTCATTCCGATGCACGAAATTATCAGAATCGATCAAGTCAAAAAAAGGGGGGTGGCTAAGATCATTGCACAGACGGACTCCGGAAAATCTTCGGGAAAAGTTTCGACGCTGTATTCCCCGGATAAAAAATAACAGCACGAATTTAGTGGGCGGTTAAGTTTTCTGTGCGATGTTCAGAAGGAAGAGAGTGAGGATTTGTTTTAGGCTATGTTCGCATTAGCAGTTTAAGAGGCTCTCTTGTCTGCTATATCCATCGCAGATCAAAATTCAGCGCAGGGTTCACGGCGTCCTGTCGGGCGAGCGTACCCTAATCAGTCCCTCATACTTTCACCTGATTAGCAAGATGCTTCAGCTTGCCGAAGCCAAGTGTCCGAGTCGTAGTCGCAAAAACTAAAATATGCTGTTACCCAAGCTCCAGCTTGGGTAACCTGTTCAGGAAGCTCTAGCTTCCCGACAATCAAGAAAGATTGAACGAGCGAGTTGGGGTTGATTGAGAATGTGCGGAGGTTGTGTCGGTCTCAGGAAGCTGGAGCTTGGGAAAGAGCGTGATGTGGGTTGGCCGTTTTTAGCTTGACGCGCATAGCTTGTGAACCCGTCCTGCTAGGGATATGCCGATCTTTGGGCTTTAGCTGAAGAAACTTGCTAATCAGGTGCTTTCATTTGCCGGGGTAATGATAGCTTCTTCATGATCGTTAGGTGCTAGGTAAATACGTTCACGTAAGTTTAATTTATCGACTCGGACTTTTCCATTCACCCTTCGACAAGCTCAGGGCGAACGGAAAAGTCCTTAACTTAAGGCAGTGAGGCTTAGCGGCGGCTATCACTGCCGCCAAACTCCCTTGCTCAAGGCGTTTTTCCTTGACAGACATATCCGCGCCTAAAATAGGTGAACGATTTTTTACTATGAAGGAGGCAATGTCTTATTCTTCACGTCC
It includes:
- a CDS encoding DUF1190 family protein, translating into MKRTKSINLDRMKKNGPRFWLKPVALAVAGVMLNACSDEERDARVYTSLDVCKSENPQYAADCEAAYRKAQEEAAKTAPKYASRQDCESEFGLNRCTTYPHASGQNWFMPAMAGFMFARALDFNRGYQSQPVFTSYRRSSPFYNNWVTADGRSYGSNRSTNVTVGSDAFQSKPPVTRTISRGGFGSTVAAKSSWSGSSSTRSSSRSSGWGG
- a CDS encoding glutathionylspermidine synthase family protein, with amino-acid sequence MFRMPIRERSGWRNLAHEYGFHFHTLYGEPYWDETAYYRFTLQQIEKDIEEPSEELHQMCLEVVDRVVDDERLMEKFGIPDIFRDLLRASWKNRQPSLYSRLDFSYDGRNPAKLYENNADTPTSLYESGFWQWLWLEDNVRNGELPRDCDQFNSLQEKLVQRLGSIHASTDGRDFYFSCCKDSEEDRGTVQYLQDCAAEAGIPNRFVYVEDIGQGESGAFTDLEDRVIELIFKLYPWEFMLSEEYGPLLLNSSTQWLEPLWKSILSNKALLPMLWQMFPGHPNLLPAFFEDDVEWSPGLELVKKPLFSREGANVSLYKGGKKLFGTEGPYGKEGFIFQAYYPLPKFGDNHTLIGSWLVDDQPAGISIREDKAIVTQNLSRYLPHVIV
- a CDS encoding YtoQ family protein; the encoded protein is MAYTIYLSGETHTDWRDQIIQGIENNDLDIEVLGPITDLNISENIGAEILGPEENNFWRDHKSAKINALRNNHYLGQADLVVVRFGEKYKQWEAAFDAGLAIGMGIPIVVMHDPELTHALKEIDAAALAVTQDSLQVIEILKYISQQ
- a CDS encoding DUF1820 family protein produces the protein MSEKLIYKVVFVNQDQVYEIYAKNVYQGDLFGFIVVEDFVFGEKSAIVIDPSEERLRMEFEGVNRSFIPMHEIIRIDQVKKRGVAKIIAQTDSGKSSGKVSTLYSPDKK